A section of the Deltaproteobacteria bacterium genome encodes:
- a CDS encoding ABC transporter substrate-binding protein, protein MIAMYQLIALSVLLASSHFGAASHAAAPLADFPIGYSSNGGTYGFIGLIQQQRLLEQQGIQPQFVYIGGPQITQAFLAGDIKMMIVAAASPIRAAGQGAEVKFVGGVMDKEVLTLITHSAIKSAAELKGAKLAIDRLGDYTEFLARTVLEKLNLTAEKDVSLIQIGAQTSRFAALKSGIVQATFVAPPLTLLAKQAGLNLLVDLSSLGIPSSAASFVVLRGTQQRQGAEVYKVLSAMGKGLRLYKANKEAAMKGLAQFMQIKDQAVLEETWRVHAPLYKDVPSPAVEGVRVVKDFLGRSDANVAKLAANNLIDSQYVSQLEKEADK, encoded by the coding sequence ATGATCGCGATGTATCAACTCATCGCTCTCTCGGTATTGTTGGCATCCAGCCATTTCGGCGCTGCTAGCCATGCCGCGGCGCCGCTCGCCGACTTTCCGATCGGATACTCATCCAACGGCGGCACCTACGGCTTCATCGGTTTGATTCAGCAGCAACGATTGCTTGAACAGCAAGGCATCCAGCCACAGTTTGTCTACATCGGCGGCCCGCAGATCACCCAGGCGTTTCTCGCCGGCGATATCAAAATGATGATCGTCGCCGCGGCGAGTCCGATCCGCGCCGCCGGCCAGGGCGCCGAGGTCAAGTTCGTCGGCGGTGTGATGGACAAGGAAGTGCTCACGCTGATCACCCATTCGGCGATCAAGTCAGCGGCGGAGTTGAAGGGCGCCAAACTCGCCATCGACCGTCTGGGCGACTACACGGAATTCCTCGCACGCACGGTTTTAGAGAAACTAAATTTGACAGCGGAAAAAGATGTCTCGCTGATCCAGATCGGCGCGCAGACTTCGCGTTTTGCCGCGCTCAAGAGCGGCATCGTGCAGGCGACCTTCGTCGCCCCGCCGCTCACGCTGCTCGCCAAGCAGGCGGGTTTGAATTTACTCGTCGATCTCTCCAGTCTCGGCATTCCGTCTTCCGCCGCCTCCTTCGTGGTTTTGCGCGGCACACAACAGCGCCAGGGCGCTGAAGTTTACAAAGTGCTGTCGGCCATGGGCAAAGGACTGCGGTTATACAAGGCCAATAAGGAAGCGGCGATGAAAGGGCTCGCCCAGTTCATGCAGATCAAAGATCAGGCGGTACTGGAAGAAACCTGGCGCGTCCACGCGCCGCTCTATAAGGACGTGCCGTCTCCCGCCGTCGAGGGAGTTCGTGTCGTCAAAGATTTTCTTGGGCGATCAGATGCCAATGTCGCCAAACTGGCGGCCAATAATCTGATCGACAGCCAGTATGTCAGCCAATTGGAAAAGGAAGCGGATAAGTAA